Within the Nitrosococcus wardiae genome, the region GTTTTTAAGTGCGATAGCCAAAAATAAATACAGTAGACTATAACCATAATAGGGAGCACAAGTGGGCACCATTCGTTTCTTTAGCCATTATATTAAACGCGCTTTTCTGATTCTCGCTTTTTGTGAGGCGGTTATTTTGCTTTCCAGTGTCTGGCTAGCTGCGTTTATCCGTTTTACAGGAGATCGCCAGCTCATCCAGGAAGATCTGGGACTTTTATGGCCGAAGGCAATGGTTTATGCCATCGTCGTGGTAATGGCCCTTATTGCCGCCGGGCTTTATCGCCATCATCAGCGCTATGGGTTGTTCGGGATCTTCAACCGCTTAGTAGTGGCAATGGTAGTGGCGGGGCCAGTGATGGCCGTCATTTTCTACCTAGTGCCTGAACTCTATTTTGGGCGAGGCATTCTCGTTCTTAGCATCATTATTTCTTTTTTGGCACTACTACTTTCCAGAAGTTTTTTTCTTTACCTCATGGGGTTACAGGGTCTACAACGGCGGTTGCTCATATTTGGTGCTGGAAAATGGGCCACCTCAGTAAGCACTCTCCGGCGCCGATCTGACCGGCTCGGCATTGATATTGTGGGCTACGTTCCTTTGCCCGGTGAGGCTATTCAGATTCCCGAAGATCAATTAGTGGAGGTGGATGTTTCTCTTCAGGAGTATGTGGAGCGCGAAGGTGTTGACGAAATTGTGATTGCCGCCGATGAGCGACGGGGACGGCTTCCTTCCGATGAGTTACTGAATTGTCGCATGGCTGGGGTTGAAGTTACTGATTTGCTTGATTTTTTCGAGCAGACGACAGGTAAGCTTAAGATTGATGTCATGTATCCCAGTTGGCTCTTATTTTCCGTGGGTTTTCGCCGCCATTTCTTACGGCAGGTGGGCAAACGGGTCTTTGACGTTACCGTCAGCTTAGTGTTGCTTATTTTTTGTTCTCCGCTGATGTTATTTGCCGTGTTCGCCATTTTAAGTGAAAGTGGCCGTCCGGTGCTTTATCGCCAACGCCGAGTGGGCGCAAAAGGCAAGCCCTTTGATATCTTTAAATTCCGTACCATGCGCCAGGATGCTGAGGCGGATGGAAAGGCCCGTTGGGCGGCAAGCGGCGATCCCCGTATTACTGGGGTGGGACGATGGTTGCGGCGTACCCGGATTGATGAATTGCCACAAATTTTTAATATCCTTCAAGGCGATATGAGCTTTGTAGGGCCGCGCCCTGAACGGCCGGAATTCGTGGAAACCTTAGCTGAAAAGATTCCTTATTATGGTGAACGCCACCGAGTCAAACCAGGGCTAACAGGCTGGGCACAGATCTGCTATCCCTATGGCAGTACTGAAAGAGACGCTTTTGAAAAACTCCAGTATGACCTTTACTATATTAAAAACTATAGCCTTTTTTTAGATCTGATGATCCTGTTGCAAACAGTGGAAGTGGTGGTGCTCGGGAAAGGAGCCCGTTGACCCTCTTACTGATAAGCGCACCCTATGAATGATTTGGGGTTGATTAGCTATGGCACTGGTGCGGC harbors:
- a CDS encoding TIGR03013 family XrtA/PEP-CTERM system glycosyltransferase; its protein translation is MGTIRFFSHYIKRAFLILAFCEAVILLSSVWLAAFIRFTGDRQLIQEDLGLLWPKAMVYAIVVVMALIAAGLYRHHQRYGLFGIFNRLVVAMVVAGPVMAVIFYLVPELYFGRGILVLSIIISFLALLLSRSFFLYLMGLQGLQRRLLIFGAGKWATSVSTLRRRSDRLGIDIVGYVPLPGEAIQIPEDQLVEVDVSLQEYVEREGVDEIVIAADERRGRLPSDELLNCRMAGVEVTDLLDFFEQTTGKLKIDVMYPSWLLFSVGFRRHFLRQVGKRVFDVTVSLVLLIFCSPLMLFAVFAILSESGRPVLYRQRRVGAKGKPFDIFKFRTMRQDAEADGKARWAASGDPRITGVGRWLRRTRIDELPQIFNILQGDMSFVGPRPERPEFVETLAEKIPYYGERHRVKPGLTGWAQICYPYGSTERDAFEKLQYDLYYIKNYSLFLDLMILLQTVEVVVLGKGAR